One Manihot esculenta cultivar AM560-2 chromosome 18, M.esculenta_v8, whole genome shotgun sequence genomic window carries:
- the LOC110605924 gene encoding U-box domain-containing protein 15 isoform X3: MMMDGEEEGNRGGGEEIESYESNPRAETEIAQAILNLIESVAHLGGYPRTHKKYCFGLVRRMKLLLPLLEEIRDYNEQISEKGISCLSNLKETFLLAEKLLKVCSEGSKIDLAVESEAFMVKFRTIDEKLCQALEGVPFDQLGISDETKEQVELMWMQLKRAKGKTDTLDVELEMDMMAVLSKKDGQNADSAIIERLAKKLDLHTVEDLNNETIAIRNLVKERGGFNAENILQITDLLKKFKQIIGMEVTDVLNNPVMPETLDICTSLVIPHEFLCPIMLETYEKESIEKWFNSNHWTCPKTGQTLAHLSVTPNYALKNLILQWCEENKFHLPKKADCASSESSTDHSKGICSLVKDLSCSHLEMLRKAVKKIRMLSKENAENRILIASKGGIQPLIQILFYPDSEIQEHSVTALLNLSLEVTNKRLIVKRGGVPAIIEVLQHGRRQARENSAAALFSLSMLYENKIIVGLSNGIPPLVDLLQSGTQRGKKDAVSALFNLSLNHSNKGRAIDAGIVTTLVQLLKDKNLGIVDEALSFLLLLVSHPEGRSEIGQISCIESLVEFIKEGNPKNKEYATSVLLELGSSNSSFILAALQFGVYEHLLEISTSGTHRAQKKANSLLQLINKTEQI, from the exons ATGATGATGGATGGAGAAGAGGAAGGGAACAGGGGAGGAGGAGAGGAAATTGAATCGTATGAATCAAACCCACGAGCTGAAACTGAGATTGCTCAAGCGATACTGAACCTCATCGAATCCGTTGCTCATCTAGGAGGTTACCCAAGAACGCATAAGAAATATTGCTTTGGCCTAGTTAGGCGTATGAAACTTCTGTTGCCACTTCTAGAGGAGATCAGGGATTATAATGAGCAAATTTCCGAGAAGGGTATTTCTTGTTTGAGTAATTTGAAGGAGACATTTCTTTTGGCCGAAAAGCTGCTAAAAGTTTGCAGTGAAGGAAGCAAGATTGACTTG GCTGTGGAGAGTGAAGCGTTTATGGTGAAATTTCGCACAATAGATGAAAAATTATGCCAAGCTCTGGAAGGTGTGCCTTTCGATCAACTTGGTATTTCTGATGAGACGAAAGAACAG GTGGAACTCATGTGGATGCAGCTTAAACGGGCAAAGGGGAAAACAGATACTCTGGATGTAGAACTTGAAATGGATATGATGGCGGTACTCTCTAAGAAAGATGGCCAGAATGCTGATAGTGCTATAATAGAAAGGCTAGCAAAAAAGCTAGATTTGCATACTGTTGAAGATCTGAATAATGAAACCATAGCCATTAGGAATCTTGTTAAAGAAAGAGGAGGATTCAATGCAGAGAATATCTTGCAAATCACTGACCTCCTGAAGAAATTCAAACAAATAATAGGAATGGAAGTAACTGATGTGCTAAATAATCCTGTCATGCCTGAAACATTGGACATATGCACATCTCTAGTCATTCCCCATGAATTCCTCTGTCCAATCATGCTAGAG ACATATGAGAAGGAAAGCATAGAGAAGTGGTTTAATTCCAATCACTGGACCTGTCCAAAGACGGGACAAACTCTGGCTCACCTGTCAGTCACCCCAAATTATGCCCTTAAAAACCTGATCTTGCAATGGTGTGAAGAGAACAAATTTCACCTCCCCAAGAAAGCTGATTGTGCATCCTCTGAGAGCTCCACTGACCATAGCAAAGGCATCTGCTCTTTGGTTAAGGACCTATCCTGTAGTCATTTGGAAATGCTGAGGAAGGCTGTTAAGAAAATCCGAATGCTGTCCAAAGAGAATGCTGAGAACAGAATCTTGATTGCCAGCAAAGGAGGAATACAACCATTAATTCAAATTCTGTTCTATCCAGATTCTGAAATTCAAGAGCACTCTGTGACAGCTTTATTGAACTTATCACTTGAAGTTACTAACAAGAGACTCATAGTGAAAAGAGGAGGCGTACCAGCTATCATAGAAGTTTTGCAGCATGGAAGGAGACAGGCTAGAGAGAATTCTGCAGCAGCTCTATTCAGCTTATCAATGCTTTATGAGAACAAGATAATCGTGGGCCTATCAAATGGCATCCCACCATTAGTAGACTTGCTACAGAGTGGGACACAGAGAGGTAAAAAAGATGCTGTCTCTGCACTTTTCAATTTATCTCTCAACCACTCAAATAAGGGTAGAGCCATTGATGCTGGCATTGTTACAACCTTAGTCCAGTTGCTTAAGGACAAAAACTTGGGTATAGTTGATGAGGCTCTGTCCTTCCTTTTACTACTTGTATCACATCCTGAGGGGCGAAGCGAAATTGGGCAGATATCATGCATTGAAAGCCTAGTAGAATTCATTAAAGAAGGCAACCCCAAGAACAAGGAATATGCAACTTCAGTCCTCCTTGAGTTGGGGTCAAGCAACTCATCTTTCATACTTGCTGCACTTCAGTTTGGTGTATATGAGCATTTACTGGAAATATCAACCAGTGGAACCCATAGAGCCCAGAAAAAGGCAAATTCACTTTTACAACTTATAAACAAGACCGAACAAATTTGA
- the LOC110605924 gene encoding U-box domain-containing protein 15 isoform X1, translating into MMMDGEEEGNRGGGEEIESYESNPRAETEIAQAILNLIESVAHLGGYPRTHKKYCFGLVRRMKLLLPLLEEIRDYNEQISEKGISCLSNLKETFLLAEKLLKVCSEGSKIDLAVESEAFMVKFRTIDEKLCQALEGVPFDQLGISDETKEQVELMWMQLKRAKGKTDTLDVELEMDMMAVLSKKDGQNADSAIIERLAKKLDLHTVEDLNNETIAIRNLVKERGGFNAENILQITDLLKKFKQIIGMEVTDVLNNPVMPETLDICTSLVIPHEFLCPIMLEVMTDPVIIASGQTYEKESIEKWFNSNHWTCPKTGQTLAHLSVTPNYALKNLILQWCEENKFHLPKKADCASSESSTDHSKGICSLVKDLSCSHLEMLRKAVKKIRMLSKENAENRILIASKGGIQPLIQILFYPDSEIQEHSVTALLNLSLEVTNKRLIVKRGGVPAIIEVLQHGRRQARENSAAALFSLSMLYENKIIVGLSNGIPPLVDLLQSGTQRGKKDAVSALFNLSLNHSNKGRAIDAGIVTTLVQLLKDKNLGIVDEALSFLLLLVSHPEGRSEIGQISCIESLVEFIKEGNPKNKEYATSVLLELGSSNSSFILAALQFGVYEHLLEISTSGTHRAQKKANSLLQLINKTEQI; encoded by the exons ATGATGATGGATGGAGAAGAGGAAGGGAACAGGGGAGGAGGAGAGGAAATTGAATCGTATGAATCAAACCCACGAGCTGAAACTGAGATTGCTCAAGCGATACTGAACCTCATCGAATCCGTTGCTCATCTAGGAGGTTACCCAAGAACGCATAAGAAATATTGCTTTGGCCTAGTTAGGCGTATGAAACTTCTGTTGCCACTTCTAGAGGAGATCAGGGATTATAATGAGCAAATTTCCGAGAAGGGTATTTCTTGTTTGAGTAATTTGAAGGAGACATTTCTTTTGGCCGAAAAGCTGCTAAAAGTTTGCAGTGAAGGAAGCAAGATTGACTTG GCTGTGGAGAGTGAAGCGTTTATGGTGAAATTTCGCACAATAGATGAAAAATTATGCCAAGCTCTGGAAGGTGTGCCTTTCGATCAACTTGGTATTTCTGATGAGACGAAAGAACAG GTGGAACTCATGTGGATGCAGCTTAAACGGGCAAAGGGGAAAACAGATACTCTGGATGTAGAACTTGAAATGGATATGATGGCGGTACTCTCTAAGAAAGATGGCCAGAATGCTGATAGTGCTATAATAGAAAGGCTAGCAAAAAAGCTAGATTTGCATACTGTTGAAGATCTGAATAATGAAACCATAGCCATTAGGAATCTTGTTAAAGAAAGAGGAGGATTCAATGCAGAGAATATCTTGCAAATCACTGACCTCCTGAAGAAATTCAAACAAATAATAGGAATGGAAGTAACTGATGTGCTAAATAATCCTGTCATGCCTGAAACATTGGACATATGCACATCTCTAGTCATTCCCCATGAATTCCTCTGTCCAATCATGCTAGAGGTAATGACAGATCCAGTTATTATTGCATCTGGACAG ACATATGAGAAGGAAAGCATAGAGAAGTGGTTTAATTCCAATCACTGGACCTGTCCAAAGACGGGACAAACTCTGGCTCACCTGTCAGTCACCCCAAATTATGCCCTTAAAAACCTGATCTTGCAATGGTGTGAAGAGAACAAATTTCACCTCCCCAAGAAAGCTGATTGTGCATCCTCTGAGAGCTCCACTGACCATAGCAAAGGCATCTGCTCTTTGGTTAAGGACCTATCCTGTAGTCATTTGGAAATGCTGAGGAAGGCTGTTAAGAAAATCCGAATGCTGTCCAAAGAGAATGCTGAGAACAGAATCTTGATTGCCAGCAAAGGAGGAATACAACCATTAATTCAAATTCTGTTCTATCCAGATTCTGAAATTCAAGAGCACTCTGTGACAGCTTTATTGAACTTATCACTTGAAGTTACTAACAAGAGACTCATAGTGAAAAGAGGAGGCGTACCAGCTATCATAGAAGTTTTGCAGCATGGAAGGAGACAGGCTAGAGAGAATTCTGCAGCAGCTCTATTCAGCTTATCAATGCTTTATGAGAACAAGATAATCGTGGGCCTATCAAATGGCATCCCACCATTAGTAGACTTGCTACAGAGTGGGACACAGAGAGGTAAAAAAGATGCTGTCTCTGCACTTTTCAATTTATCTCTCAACCACTCAAATAAGGGTAGAGCCATTGATGCTGGCATTGTTACAACCTTAGTCCAGTTGCTTAAGGACAAAAACTTGGGTATAGTTGATGAGGCTCTGTCCTTCCTTTTACTACTTGTATCACATCCTGAGGGGCGAAGCGAAATTGGGCAGATATCATGCATTGAAAGCCTAGTAGAATTCATTAAAGAAGGCAACCCCAAGAACAAGGAATATGCAACTTCAGTCCTCCTTGAGTTGGGGTCAAGCAACTCATCTTTCATACTTGCTGCACTTCAGTTTGGTGTATATGAGCATTTACTGGAAATATCAACCAGTGGAACCCATAGAGCCCAGAAAAAGGCAAATTCACTTTTACAACTTATAAACAAGACCGAACAAATTTGA
- the LOC110605924 gene encoding U-box domain-containing protein 15 isoform X2: MMMDGEEEGNRGGGEEIESYESNPRAETEIAQAILNLIESVAHLGGYPRTHKKYCFGLVRRMKLLLPLLEEIRDYNEQISEKGISCLSNLKETFLLAEKLLKVCSEGSKIDLAVESEAFMVKFRTIDEKLCQALEGVPFDQLGISDETKEQLKRAKGKTDTLDVELEMDMMAVLSKKDGQNADSAIIERLAKKLDLHTVEDLNNETIAIRNLVKERGGFNAENILQITDLLKKFKQIIGMEVTDVLNNPVMPETLDICTSLVIPHEFLCPIMLEVMTDPVIIASGQTYEKESIEKWFNSNHWTCPKTGQTLAHLSVTPNYALKNLILQWCEENKFHLPKKADCASSESSTDHSKGICSLVKDLSCSHLEMLRKAVKKIRMLSKENAENRILIASKGGIQPLIQILFYPDSEIQEHSVTALLNLSLEVTNKRLIVKRGGVPAIIEVLQHGRRQARENSAAALFSLSMLYENKIIVGLSNGIPPLVDLLQSGTQRGKKDAVSALFNLSLNHSNKGRAIDAGIVTTLVQLLKDKNLGIVDEALSFLLLLVSHPEGRSEIGQISCIESLVEFIKEGNPKNKEYATSVLLELGSSNSSFILAALQFGVYEHLLEISTSGTHRAQKKANSLLQLINKTEQI, encoded by the exons ATGATGATGGATGGAGAAGAGGAAGGGAACAGGGGAGGAGGAGAGGAAATTGAATCGTATGAATCAAACCCACGAGCTGAAACTGAGATTGCTCAAGCGATACTGAACCTCATCGAATCCGTTGCTCATCTAGGAGGTTACCCAAGAACGCATAAGAAATATTGCTTTGGCCTAGTTAGGCGTATGAAACTTCTGTTGCCACTTCTAGAGGAGATCAGGGATTATAATGAGCAAATTTCCGAGAAGGGTATTTCTTGTTTGAGTAATTTGAAGGAGACATTTCTTTTGGCCGAAAAGCTGCTAAAAGTTTGCAGTGAAGGAAGCAAGATTGACTTG GCTGTGGAGAGTGAAGCGTTTATGGTGAAATTTCGCACAATAGATGAAAAATTATGCCAAGCTCTGGAAGGTGTGCCTTTCGATCAACTTGGTATTTCTGATGAGACGAAAGAACAG CTTAAACGGGCAAAGGGGAAAACAGATACTCTGGATGTAGAACTTGAAATGGATATGATGGCGGTACTCTCTAAGAAAGATGGCCAGAATGCTGATAGTGCTATAATAGAAAGGCTAGCAAAAAAGCTAGATTTGCATACTGTTGAAGATCTGAATAATGAAACCATAGCCATTAGGAATCTTGTTAAAGAAAGAGGAGGATTCAATGCAGAGAATATCTTGCAAATCACTGACCTCCTGAAGAAATTCAAACAAATAATAGGAATGGAAGTAACTGATGTGCTAAATAATCCTGTCATGCCTGAAACATTGGACATATGCACATCTCTAGTCATTCCCCATGAATTCCTCTGTCCAATCATGCTAGAGGTAATGACAGATCCAGTTATTATTGCATCTGGACAG ACATATGAGAAGGAAAGCATAGAGAAGTGGTTTAATTCCAATCACTGGACCTGTCCAAAGACGGGACAAACTCTGGCTCACCTGTCAGTCACCCCAAATTATGCCCTTAAAAACCTGATCTTGCAATGGTGTGAAGAGAACAAATTTCACCTCCCCAAGAAAGCTGATTGTGCATCCTCTGAGAGCTCCACTGACCATAGCAAAGGCATCTGCTCTTTGGTTAAGGACCTATCCTGTAGTCATTTGGAAATGCTGAGGAAGGCTGTTAAGAAAATCCGAATGCTGTCCAAAGAGAATGCTGAGAACAGAATCTTGATTGCCAGCAAAGGAGGAATACAACCATTAATTCAAATTCTGTTCTATCCAGATTCTGAAATTCAAGAGCACTCTGTGACAGCTTTATTGAACTTATCACTTGAAGTTACTAACAAGAGACTCATAGTGAAAAGAGGAGGCGTACCAGCTATCATAGAAGTTTTGCAGCATGGAAGGAGACAGGCTAGAGAGAATTCTGCAGCAGCTCTATTCAGCTTATCAATGCTTTATGAGAACAAGATAATCGTGGGCCTATCAAATGGCATCCCACCATTAGTAGACTTGCTACAGAGTGGGACACAGAGAGGTAAAAAAGATGCTGTCTCTGCACTTTTCAATTTATCTCTCAACCACTCAAATAAGGGTAGAGCCATTGATGCTGGCATTGTTACAACCTTAGTCCAGTTGCTTAAGGACAAAAACTTGGGTATAGTTGATGAGGCTCTGTCCTTCCTTTTACTACTTGTATCACATCCTGAGGGGCGAAGCGAAATTGGGCAGATATCATGCATTGAAAGCCTAGTAGAATTCATTAAAGAAGGCAACCCCAAGAACAAGGAATATGCAACTTCAGTCCTCCTTGAGTTGGGGTCAAGCAACTCATCTTTCATACTTGCTGCACTTCAGTTTGGTGTATATGAGCATTTACTGGAAATATCAACCAGTGGAACCCATAGAGCCCAGAAAAAGGCAAATTCACTTTTACAACTTATAAACAAGACCGAACAAATTTGA
- the LOC110605924 gene encoding U-box domain-containing protein 15 isoform X4: MVKFRTIDEKLCQALEGVPFDQLGISDETKEQLKRAKGKTDTLDVELEMDMMAVLSKKDGQNADSAIIERLAKKLDLHTVEDLNNETIAIRNLVKERGGFNAENILQITDLLKKFKQIIGMEVTDVLNNPVMPETLDICTSLVIPHEFLCPIMLEVMTDPVIIASGQTYEKESIEKWFNSNHWTCPKTGQTLAHLSVTPNYALKNLILQWCEENKFHLPKKADCASSESSTDHSKGICSLVKDLSCSHLEMLRKAVKKIRMLSKENAENRILIASKGGIQPLIQILFYPDSEIQEHSVTALLNLSLEVTNKRLIVKRGGVPAIIEVLQHGRRQARENSAAALFSLSMLYENKIIVGLSNGIPPLVDLLQSGTQRGKKDAVSALFNLSLNHSNKGRAIDAGIVTTLVQLLKDKNLGIVDEALSFLLLLVSHPEGRSEIGQISCIESLVEFIKEGNPKNKEYATSVLLELGSSNSSFILAALQFGVYEHLLEISTSGTHRAQKKANSLLQLINKTEQI; this comes from the exons ATGGTGAAATTTCGCACAATAGATGAAAAATTATGCCAAGCTCTGGAAGGTGTGCCTTTCGATCAACTTGGTATTTCTGATGAGACGAAAGAACAG CTTAAACGGGCAAAGGGGAAAACAGATACTCTGGATGTAGAACTTGAAATGGATATGATGGCGGTACTCTCTAAGAAAGATGGCCAGAATGCTGATAGTGCTATAATAGAAAGGCTAGCAAAAAAGCTAGATTTGCATACTGTTGAAGATCTGAATAATGAAACCATAGCCATTAGGAATCTTGTTAAAGAAAGAGGAGGATTCAATGCAGAGAATATCTTGCAAATCACTGACCTCCTGAAGAAATTCAAACAAATAATAGGAATGGAAGTAACTGATGTGCTAAATAATCCTGTCATGCCTGAAACATTGGACATATGCACATCTCTAGTCATTCCCCATGAATTCCTCTGTCCAATCATGCTAGAGGTAATGACAGATCCAGTTATTATTGCATCTGGACAG ACATATGAGAAGGAAAGCATAGAGAAGTGGTTTAATTCCAATCACTGGACCTGTCCAAAGACGGGACAAACTCTGGCTCACCTGTCAGTCACCCCAAATTATGCCCTTAAAAACCTGATCTTGCAATGGTGTGAAGAGAACAAATTTCACCTCCCCAAGAAAGCTGATTGTGCATCCTCTGAGAGCTCCACTGACCATAGCAAAGGCATCTGCTCTTTGGTTAAGGACCTATCCTGTAGTCATTTGGAAATGCTGAGGAAGGCTGTTAAGAAAATCCGAATGCTGTCCAAAGAGAATGCTGAGAACAGAATCTTGATTGCCAGCAAAGGAGGAATACAACCATTAATTCAAATTCTGTTCTATCCAGATTCTGAAATTCAAGAGCACTCTGTGACAGCTTTATTGAACTTATCACTTGAAGTTACTAACAAGAGACTCATAGTGAAAAGAGGAGGCGTACCAGCTATCATAGAAGTTTTGCAGCATGGAAGGAGACAGGCTAGAGAGAATTCTGCAGCAGCTCTATTCAGCTTATCAATGCTTTATGAGAACAAGATAATCGTGGGCCTATCAAATGGCATCCCACCATTAGTAGACTTGCTACAGAGTGGGACACAGAGAGGTAAAAAAGATGCTGTCTCTGCACTTTTCAATTTATCTCTCAACCACTCAAATAAGGGTAGAGCCATTGATGCTGGCATTGTTACAACCTTAGTCCAGTTGCTTAAGGACAAAAACTTGGGTATAGTTGATGAGGCTCTGTCCTTCCTTTTACTACTTGTATCACATCCTGAGGGGCGAAGCGAAATTGGGCAGATATCATGCATTGAAAGCCTAGTAGAATTCATTAAAGAAGGCAACCCCAAGAACAAGGAATATGCAACTTCAGTCCTCCTTGAGTTGGGGTCAAGCAACTCATCTTTCATACTTGCTGCACTTCAGTTTGGTGTATATGAGCATTTACTGGAAATATCAACCAGTGGAACCCATAGAGCCCAGAAAAAGGCAAATTCACTTTTACAACTTATAAACAAGACCGAACAAATTTGA